One Bacilli bacterium genomic window, TTGCGACATTCCGCCCAAGCCACGTCGTATGCTGCTGGGATATGGGCGGCGAGACGTTTCGCACGGAAAAATTTCCCGATTATAAAGCGAATCGGCTTGACCCGCCGGAAGAAATAATTCCGCAGTTTGCTTTGGCAAAAGATGTCGTCGCCAGTTTCGGTGTGGTCAATATCGGGGTCAAAGGCTACGAAGCGGACGATTGCATCGGGACGCTTTCCCGCCTTTACGGCGAACAAGCGCATGTTTATATATTGACCGGCGATCGGGATATGCTGCAATTGGTCGCTGAAAATGTGCATGTTGTTTTGATGAAGAAAGGCCAATCGCATTATGCCGTTTTCGACCCGGAAACGCTGGCCGAGGTATGGCAGCT contains:
- a CDS encoding 5'-3' exonuclease — protein: MALLFRAFYATSHSGYIMKTSSGLPTNAVYGFVKYFWDAIATFRPSHVVCCWDMGGETFRTEKFPDYKANRLDPPEEIIPQFALAKDVVASFGVVNIGVKGYEADDCIGTLSRLYGEQAHVYILTGDRDMLQLVAENVHVVLMKKGQSHYAVFDPETLAEVWQLTPEQIVDLKGLMGDPSDNYPGVKGIGEKTAVKLLREFGSIEG